DNA from Lagenorhynchus albirostris chromosome 3, mLagAlb1.1, whole genome shotgun sequence:
ACCAAGAGCACATAACTGGGTCGTGTGCTACCTGTGGGCCCAAGAATGGGATGGCCAGCATGGGGGCATTTAGCTCCCTGGAGGTTctgctgtgtatgtgtgttggggggtgggggagatgctGGACTTGAGGTGGGTAGCTCTGGGCCCCTGGGGGTCAGGTCAGTCTGGTCTTTCCcagcatcccctccctcctgtccaCTTGGTTCTGCCACTGTCCGGGCCTCTTCCTCAGGCTGGAGTCCAGCCCTAAGGAATGAGGAGGGCTAATCCTCAAGGGAAGGCATATCTAGCAGAGGGCACTTGAGCAAAAGCTGCGAGGTGGCAAATCCAAGGGAGGGAACATTCGCAGAACAGTAAGCAGCGCTGTAGCTGGAGCACTCGGACCAAGTCTTCTGTTTCCCCATCTAGATGCATAGATGGGGAAACAGAAGACCCCCAAagaggaggggtctggacctCTCGATTCCCGGCCCTACTGGCTGCCAGACCTCCCTCACCTAGAGGTCCCATCTCCTTTTGCCACAAAATTCAGTGGTACTGGGTTTTAATCTCCACCCAGCCCTCGTTTAAAACCGGAAAAGTCTGTTTTGGAAACtccctgggaggtgggaggggggctgGGCGGACTGGGCCTGGGAGACACGTGCCGCTGCTGCCACCTCGTGGCCATGCGGGGAATCAGCGCCAACTCGTTTAAGAATgaggggaggacttccctggtggcgcagtggttaagaatccgcctgccagtgagGGGCACGAAGGTTTGAGCCCGGGTccgggatcccacatgctgctgagaaactaagcccgtgtgccacaactactgagcctgcgctctagagcccgcgagccacaactactgagcccacgtgccacaacgactgaagctcgcgtgccacaaagactgaagcccacatgcctagagcccatgctccgcaacaaagagaagctaccgtaatgagaagcccgcgcatcacaacgaagagtagccccggctcgccccaactagagaaagccggtgcgcggcaatgaagacccaacgcagccaaaaataaataaatagatacatttattttttaaaaaatagaatgaggGGAGGTCGGGTGGCAAGGGTACAGGAAGCGGGCAGGTTCAAGGTGTGTCTGGGGGGCACGGGTCCTGCTGCGGGGCGTTGGGTGTTAGAACCAAGGAAGAACCCCAGGTCCCGGCCTGAGCCCTGGGCAGAGGGGCGGGGTTGGGGGACAACAAAGACTCTTGTTACTAGCGGTCTCAGCCCCACTGTCCCTTGGGCTggtccaccacccccacccccgcctcccagTCCTAACTTTGCAGAGTTCCAAGTGATCATCTAGCTCCGTCTCCCCCAGATTGGGTTCTCCTGGGGGCACCCAGAGGGAGAGATTAATAAatgtgtggaatgaataaattaattctcAGGCTCCTATTGGGGGATTTTGAGCAGGACATTCAGGCTTTAGTCAGGGGAAAGATACTCATTTATTAAGTCTCagacaccgccccccccccagcagCTCTGTGAGGTCAacattattatcatccccatttaattaattaatttttggagTTTAGGTGAATTTTTTCTAAATTGGGtaaaaaactaaacaacaaaACAAGTTAACTGTTACATTCAATTTAATTACTGAATCAGTAAGTTTATattaaagtcctttttttttttttgcggtacgcgggcttctcactgttgtggcctctcctgttgcggagcacaggctccggacgcgcaggctcagcggccatggctcacgggcccagccgctccgcggcatgtgggatcttcccagaccggggcacgagcccgtgtcccctgcatcggcaggcggactctcaaccactgcgccaccagggaagccctaaagtcctttattttaagatttaatttcatttattttgggctgcattgggtcttcattgatgcgtgcgggcttcaggagctgtggcacgtgggctcagtagttgtggcacacgggcttagttgctccggggcatgtgggatcttcccgcactagggatcgaacctgtgtctcctgcattggcaggaggattcttatccactgcgccaccagggaagtccccgtccTATCTTTTTAAACCACTCggtgatttttaatatttaatacaatCAAACCTAATGAAAACTCTTTttatataaatctttaaaattactgggaaactaaaatttaaatcCCATTCATAACTGCACTGCACAAATACTTGATATGCAATAATCTACATCTTCCCAAAGATGTTGTGGCTTGTAGTAGGgtattttcttcctctccaccATAAGTTTACTGaactttctcctttgttttcagttttttattttcttctacaattgcttcatatttctcttccatttctgccAATTCTAGGCGAAGCAGCtctatttctagattttctggGGTAGCAGCTCCTaagcaatgttttaaaaaatccaaagcaCTATTAGGTTTCTCTGGTTCTTCATATAAGACTACCAATACCTTGGTCAGCGTGTCCAGCACCCCCGACTTCTCCAAGTACCTCCGTAACTGATGGGCGGCTTTGTAATGAGCCGTAGTGAAAGCAGCAGCCgcgtttccattttattttttattttattttactttttcacccccattttatagggGAGGAGTCTGAGGCCAGGGAGGTGCCAATGCCCCCCCTCAGAATGCTTAGAGCTCCCATTCTTTTCCTCACACCTAGATCCTCCAAGCCTGGAGACCCTGCAATGCAGCCGGGAACTCTGTGCCCAGATTCCCCATCCAATGCTTCTGGGACAGGATGCCCAGCCCAGGACCCTGGGATCAGCCTGAGACCGTTTGGGCCCCCCTCCAGTCTATCCCACACACCCCCAACAGGCCAACAGCGCCTTGCTCCATGGATGCCAGGCCCTGGCCCTGGGTAGCAGCTCCCGTTTCATGGCGGTTTGTAGGGTTCCCACCACAGGACATGTGGCAACCAGTGCTGGACAGAGTGGGTGTTGGTGGGGGGCACTGACGCCAGAGCCTGGGCAGTGGGGATGGGGTCTGAGTCACTCCGCCTGGGTTAGACTCCTGCCTGTGTTGTGTGGCCACAGGCCAGccacttgccctctctgagcctcactgagGCTCACTGAAATAGGTTAATGAGACAGCCATGTACCTCAAGGCGGCTATGGGGATTCAGGGCATCACGTGCCTAGAAAGAACAGGCTGGGTATGCAATAAGTACTTAATAACCGACTGTCGTGATTGCGATCATTGGTCTTCCTATCTGTAAGGGGAGACAgatgtttctgtttctccctggGAACGGAATTTGGGGGTCTGCCTTAGGTCTCCCAGGAGCAGCGGGAGTCCAGCTGCCTGGGCAGGGCTGTCCTCCAGACTGTCCTTCCAGCCAGGCCCCAGAGTCCCAGCCTCAGGGCATCCCTGCACCCATTTCCTGTCTTTCAAGGGCAGCTCCGTGTCCAGGGCTGGCTCAGGGGCACCCAGAGGCAGCTCCATCTTCTCCTTGAGAAGCCCAGCTGTGTCCACGTCAGTTCGCTCTCCTTTGTCCCAGGATATGTTCACCACCAGGGCCCCTTGCTGGgacacctcctctgggaagtctGCCGGGCTGTTCCACTGCCAAACCTGGAGACGGACGGTGGGGTCAAGGCTGTGGGCAGGGCCCTATTTCTCATCCACACAAGGATGGAGTGGACCAGGTCCCTTCTGGCTTAATTCTCTAAAACCCGAGACCAATTCAAGGGTCAGTTGGAAGGACCCCCCAtttctctttggaaaattgtCCCTTCTCCTCTCTTAGTTGATGTGGTTGGACAGGGCAGTAGCCCCACGCCAGCTCTTGCCATTGGCATGTGATCCTGGCCCAGCCAATCAGAACACTCCTACCCCCTGGTTCTAGTGATAGGCTAAGGGATGGGCATATGACCCAAGCTGGGCCAATCAGTGATGTCCGAGAATTCTGCTCCAGTTAATGGGAAAAATGGATACCCTGCTTCCACAGGGGGAAGGCTGAGCCTGCCTGAGATAGAAGCCTGAAGGGAGGATAGCACCACAAAGAGATGGAGTCCTAgtccctggatccagccatgcctgaagcccaccaccttggatttgttttttccatCAGGTTCCTTTGTGGAACTCACTTCAGTTCTGTTTCTGTTACTAGTAAATGGCCTACACGAGGTTCCCCTTTGGGTTTCTATTTGCCTGTCTATAAGATTGGACAGGCTTTTGGAGTTCTTGCACCAGTGGGTTGGGGGAAAgtaaaatgagttaatgcataGCCATTACTCTTCAGAGCCCTGGTCCAGATATGGACCCAATAAACAAGACCTGGAATGAGAAAGGGGGCCCTTACCTGCTTCCGCCGGCTGCCAGAGAACTCGACGGCAGTGCTGGCACAGGGTGTGGGCAGGGGCGGGCACAGGTGCCTTacagccctggggagggaggagaactgGTCAGTGCTTCTGCTCGTTCTTACTTTTTAATAgttctgacttattttttttcatctccATTAGGTTATAATAAGGGGAGTGAGGATGTGGCCAAGGGGTCAGGGGTACGGGAGACTGACAGACCCGGATTGAAATCCCAGCACTGTCGCCACTGCTGGatgcctgggcctgggcctcagtttcctcatctcgaAAGTGGACATAAAAACCTACTTGGGGGAGAGCAGTTATTACTATTCTTACTATCACTATTACAGATCATCTTGGGGGAAGGGGTGCAAGTTACCTGTTCAAGCCGAGGTACCCAAAGATTCCCAGGAGAAGGATGCTCACGAAGCTCCCAAAAGATGCGAGGAAGATGGACAAATCGGACGACTCAGAGACCTGGACTTCTGGGAGCAGAAGAGCTTGGGCTGGGGGACAGCCACCTCCTGCTTCTCATtgaggagggagtgggaggggcgTGCCCTCCATCAACTCACTGCTGACCCTGGTATACCGTGaatccctctgtgcctcagtttcctcctctgtgaggtgggaccCCGCCTGCCCTGTGACTACAGGATAAAGCCCTGGCACACAATAAGTGCTCAGGACACTGTGGCTCCGAGAGCCTGCAGGTAGGGCCCGTGTGGTTGCTCCCCTGGACCCAGACCAGCCCACTGCACACCCAGTCTGGCTCACTGGTTCTCTTGGGACCAGACTTCACAACAAGGACAACAGGCAGGGACCGTGGCAGGAACAGGGATCATTTGGTCTCCAAATCTCTCATTGCCACACACCCCAAGACAATGGAGCCCACCTCCTTATGTTTGTGATGAGATACTCATTCATtcgtattcattcattcactcaataaatagcccccctgctcccttcctttccccaggAGCTCCAAGGCTGGGGGAGGCAGAGCCCACACAGACACCCACACACACTCCCAAGGCGTCAGGCCAAGTAGGAGGGGCAGTGTGGGGGGGGTGCCCAGAAGGAAgcctggaaggcttcctggaggagagagcttttgagctgagttttgaaggatgaataggagtttgacAAGGAGACCAAACATTCCAGACAGAGAAGCCTGCAAGGAAAAGCCAGCGTAAGAGAAGGTTCATGAGGAGAAGCTGCAGCAGAGGTGAAGGAGTTGGGAGCAGGTCAGCCTGCGACTTTCTCCTGAGAGGGATGcatggggagccatggaaggttgGAGGGTCAGGGTGGGACTGCTTGCTGACATGTGGGATGGGGCAGTGCATGCTGGGTAAGTACCCGGGCCCGCCCCCTCACTCACCGACGGTGAAGCGCAGGGCCTGGCTCCAGGCACCCCGCCACTTGGCTGTGTCTGCTCGAACCTGCACCTTGTAGGCGGTGGCAGCCCGCAGGCCCTGGAGGGTGATCTGGGTCTCTGTGGCATTCACTGACAGCTCTGTGGGCGGGAGGCAGCGTGTGTCCCTAAACCCCCTTTACTCTGGGCTCCACCCTGGGGGTGGGAGTAGGGGCTCACAGACATTTTGCTGAATAATCTTCCCTAAATGCACCCATTCACATCaaacttatttggaaaatattcttcatcaaaatattcagtgaatgatgctgtttttttctcaaattctgACCAATTTGCCCTTCACTCGCTCCTAGGCCACTCCTTTCCAGCCACATCTGCCTTCTCCTCAGAGCTCCCTAAAAGGCACCAGGTTCAATCCcaaacctcagggcctttgcactggctgtttcccTGGCCTGGTTCACCCTTTCGCCAGATAACTACATGccttcctccctcacctctttctcATCTTTAGGGACAAGGTCAGGGTTAACTTTGTCTAAGTTGTTCCCCGAGTGTCCCCAGCACCTCAGCACAAAGTTGGATCTCAACAAGTGTCTGTGGaattggatgatttttaaaaaataaagcaccccataaaattctttaaaatgagaatacagTTGTTGGCTGTCGTACAGAAGAAAAATTCCTAGAACCCTAAATCCATATTCGTTGTAAATATTCAAGAGGAATATTCTTCCAAAGAAATTTCAGGGAAGTTGGTACATTTGGCCAAATGGGCATTTGGTGCATAAATCTTCAGCAATTTGACTTTTGGCAAACTGGTGTTCAGCAAATGGGCTGCTTCCAGCTGCGCCACTGCGAACAAGTCCCCGACTCCCATTTGGCCTCATTTACCCCCTCTAAACAACGGAGGGTGACCAAGCTGATGGCAGAATGTCTATGTCTGATGTCAGAGCAGCCCccgttcccccctccccccccctcccgcccctgTGCTGGGCTCGAGGAGGGAAGGCAGGATATAAACTCATGGTCTTGGCGGCCTGGCCTGTTGCTGCAGGAGATGGACGGGCGAGGCTGTATTCTCGCCAAGGCTATGGTACCCAGCGGGGAGGAAGAGGCTCCCAATGTGGGAAATGACAGGACGTTTCAGCCCTGGTGAGACCTGCCCTGTACATCCTCATTTCTTTCCCTCCTATGGGGCAGGAAGGGGCACCTAACTGAGCTCAAATCCAAGCTTGTTTAACCTTTGGGCAGGTGAATCCcttcccaggcctcagtttccccatctgtagaatggagaaAGTCATCCCTGCTCCATGGGAGTTGCCGTCTAAAGGGCCAGTCAAGACCCTTGAGTCCAACTCTGTTGTTCCATGGGTGtgaaaaccaaggcccagagagggacagtgaggtgtccagggtcacacagcaaggcagAACTCAAGGCCAGAGCCCTTCCTCCCCCAGCCAGGCCTGTGCTGCCTCACGTACCGGATACTTGGTTGCTGGCCTCATCCTGGCAGCGCACAATGTACTCCTTCAGGACGCCGGGGCAGGTGCTCAGCAGAGATGGTGTCCAGTCCACAGACACTGAATCCTGGCTGAGTTTCTTTACAGACACATGTTGTGGGCTCCCGGCCTCCGAGGCTGCAACCAACATCCTTTACCACAGTCAGCTCCAAGGGTGCTGGTTGAGTACTTCCTGCCTGCCCAGCCTGCTACTGTCCAGAGACCCAGGGAACCTTGGCCACAGAGTCAGCTGTGTCTGCCAGTTCCACCACTCTTGGTGtcatcacttcccctctctgagcctcagttttcttactatATAATGGTGCAATGCCTCTTGGAGTATCTTAAGAGTTGACTGAGCTGACTTCTATGTGTCTGGCTTCTGGCCAGGGCCTGATGGGCAGTAGGTGCCTCTAAATGGTATTCCCCCTTCCTGATACCCAAGGACACTGCCGAGTCCCCTGGGGAGACCACCCTGCAGGTTTGGGCTACTCACCATTGCCTCCAAAGTGGAAGGTGGACAAGACGGTGGACCACGAGGTGGGCTTCTCCGGGTATGCAGAGGCAAAGATAGTGACGCGGTAACACTCCTGCCGCATTGCCCCAGATGCTTGGCTCAAGCTGTGCGTTGCTGGAAGGATGAGCAAGGGTCAGACCAGTAAATAGATTGTGTCCCCACCTCCGCACCTGTGCCATCTGCCAGGAACTCTTAGAGCACTCCTACCCATGCTTTAAAGCCCTTGCACCaatgtcccctcctccaggattCCGTCCTCATGCCCGTTGCCACCccatccccgccccttcccaacctgtccccaccccctccaacaCAGCTCCTACTCTATGGCGCCGGGGTGTCTGCATCCAGCTCTGTCTCCCCTGGCTGGGAGC
Protein-coding regions in this window:
- the LOC132518461 gene encoding c-Myc-binding protein-like gives rise to the protein NGNAAAAFTTAHYKAAHQLRRYLEKSGVLDTLTKVLVVLYEEPEKPNSALDFLKHCLGAATPENLEIELLRLELAEMEEKYEAIVEENKKLKTKEKVQ